A portion of the Acidihalobacter yilgarnensis genome contains these proteins:
- the secA gene encoding preprotein translocase subunit SecA, with translation MLGKVLTKVFGSRNERQVKRYGRLVARINALEPSFESLDDASLKGKTDEFKQRLAQGEALDDLMPEAFATVREASRRVLGMRHYDVQLIGGMVLHEGKIAEMKTGEGKTLVATLPTYLNGLTGRGVHVITVNDYLASRDAAWMSRLYGFLGLSTGVIVGGLDAEQRREAYSADVTYGTNNEFGFDYLRDNMAFSVEERVQRPLYYAVVDEVDSILIDEARTPLIISGPTNENSELYLKINALIPKLSPQADEEAEGDYLVDEKLKQVLLSEAGHLHVEALLDEAELLEQGTSLYDVANIGLMHHLNAALRANALYQRNVDYIVKDGEVIIVDEFTGRTMPGRRWSEGLHQAVEAKEGVPIQNENQTLASITFQNYFRLYERLSGMTGTADTEAYEFQQIYGLEVVVIPTNRPLARKDFHDLIYLTAEEKFEAIIEDIRECVESQRPVLVGTASIETSEYLAAKLKKLDIRHEVLNAKQHQREAQIVAEAGLPGAVTIATNMAGRGTDIVLGGSLEAEYAKHGDDLDEATRAQLREAWQARHDAVVTAGGLHIVGTERHESRRIDNQLRGRAGRQGDPGSTRFYLSLEDNLMRIFASDRVKGLMQRLGMQQGEAIENAWVTRAIENAQRKVEGHNFDIRKNLLEYDDVANDQRKVIYEQRWELLTAENVHETVESIREDVITSAIDACVPRDSLDEQWDIAELTDALTRDFGLVLPLQQWLDEDDHLDEQGLRHRIREAADELMAKKAADFGEELMYRIEKDIMLQVLDSQWKEHLAAMDYLRQGIGLRGYAQKDPKQEYKREAFTMFESMLEAMKHEVVSVLMRIQMASPEELDRAEAMQRSATPMQFSHPEAQSALMANGDEEAGPQLPEAGGAEPYRRDHPKVGRNDPCWCGSGKKFKHCHGQLN, from the coding sequence ATGCTCGGCAAGGTCTTAACAAAGGTATTCGGTAGTCGCAACGAACGTCAGGTCAAGCGGTATGGGCGCCTAGTTGCCCGAATCAATGCACTAGAGCCTTCGTTCGAATCGTTGGACGATGCTTCGCTCAAAGGCAAGACCGATGAATTCAAGCAGCGGCTCGCGCAAGGCGAGGCGTTAGACGATCTGATGCCGGAGGCATTCGCCACCGTGCGTGAGGCGAGCCGCCGCGTATTGGGGATGCGTCACTATGACGTGCAGCTGATCGGTGGCATGGTGTTGCACGAGGGCAAAATCGCCGAAATGAAGACCGGCGAAGGTAAGACACTCGTCGCGACTTTGCCCACCTACCTTAATGGCCTGACCGGCCGCGGTGTGCATGTCATTACCGTGAATGATTATCTCGCCAGCCGTGACGCTGCCTGGATGAGTCGTTTGTATGGCTTTCTAGGGCTGAGCACTGGAGTAATCGTGGGCGGGCTGGACGCAGAACAACGTCGAGAGGCCTACAGCGCAGACGTGACCTACGGGACGAATAACGAATTCGGTTTCGACTACCTGCGTGACAATATGGCCTTCAGTGTCGAGGAGCGTGTCCAGCGGCCGCTCTACTACGCGGTGGTCGATGAAGTGGACTCGATCCTGATCGATGAGGCGCGCACACCCCTCATCATTTCCGGTCCGACCAACGAGAATTCAGAGCTTTACCTTAAGATCAACGCGTTGATACCCAAGCTCAGTCCACAGGCGGACGAGGAGGCTGAGGGTGATTATCTGGTTGATGAAAAGCTCAAGCAGGTATTGCTGTCTGAGGCGGGCCATCTGCATGTCGAGGCGCTGCTGGATGAGGCAGAACTGCTAGAGCAGGGCACCAGTCTATACGACGTGGCCAACATCGGTCTGATGCACCACCTCAACGCGGCCCTGCGTGCGAATGCGCTTTATCAGCGCAATGTGGACTATATCGTCAAGGACGGCGAGGTCATCATCGTCGATGAATTCACCGGGCGTACGATGCCGGGGCGGCGTTGGTCGGAGGGGCTGCATCAGGCGGTCGAGGCGAAGGAAGGGGTGCCCATACAGAACGAGAACCAGACGCTCGCTTCAATCACCTTCCAGAATTACTTCAGGCTTTACGAACGACTGTCCGGCATGACGGGTACGGCGGATACCGAGGCGTACGAATTTCAGCAGATCTATGGGCTTGAGGTGGTGGTTATCCCAACCAACCGGCCGCTGGCGCGTAAGGATTTTCACGACCTGATCTATCTCACCGCCGAGGAAAAATTTGAGGCGATCATCGAGGATATCCGGGAATGTGTGGAGTCTCAGCGTCCCGTGCTGGTCGGTACGGCTTCGATCGAAACCTCCGAGTACCTTGCCGCCAAGCTCAAGAAGCTCGATATTCGTCACGAAGTGCTCAATGCCAAGCAGCATCAACGTGAGGCCCAGATCGTCGCCGAAGCCGGCTTGCCTGGTGCGGTGACCATCGCGACCAATATGGCTGGCCGCGGTACGGACATCGTGTTGGGCGGTAGTCTGGAGGCGGAATACGCCAAGCATGGCGATGACCTGGACGAGGCTACGCGTGCCCAGTTGCGCGAAGCTTGGCAAGCGCGTCACGACGCGGTGGTTACCGCCGGCGGTTTGCACATCGTGGGTACTGAGCGTCACGAGTCACGCCGCATCGATAATCAGCTACGTGGTCGCGCCGGCCGTCAGGGCGATCCGGGTTCGACACGCTTCTATCTGTCGCTCGAAGACAACCTGATGCGCATCTTCGCCTCGGATCGTGTGAAGGGTCTGATGCAGCGATTGGGTATGCAGCAGGGCGAGGCGATCGAGAATGCCTGGGTTACGCGCGCGATCGAAAATGCTCAGCGCAAAGTTGAAGGCCACAATTTCGACATCCGCAAGAATTTGCTTGAATACGACGACGTCGCCAACGACCAACGCAAGGTCATCTACGAACAACGCTGGGAGCTGTTGACGGCCGAGAACGTACACGAGACCGTCGAATCCATACGCGAGGACGTAATCACCTCCGCTATCGATGCATGCGTTCCACGCGACAGTCTTGATGAACAGTGGGATATCGCCGAGCTGACCGATGCACTGACGCGAGATTTTGGGTTGGTGCTGCCTTTACAGCAATGGCTGGACGAGGACGACCACCTGGACGAGCAGGGCCTGCGTCATCGCATCCGCGAGGCGGCTGACGAACTGATGGCCAAAAAGGCTGCGGACTTCGGCGAGGAGCTGATGTACCGCATCGAGAAGGACATCATGTTGCAGGTGCTGGATAGCCAATGGAAGGAACATCTGGCGGCCATGGACTACCTGCGCCAGGGAATCGGCCTGCGTGGCTACGCACAGAAGGACCCCAAGCAGGAATACAAGCGCGAGGCCTTCACGATGTTCGAATCCATGCTTGAGGCCATGAAGCACGAGGTCGTGTCGGTATTGATGCGTATCCAGATGGCTTCGCCGGAAGAGCTTGATCGAGCCGAGGCGATGCAACGAAGCGCCACACCGATGCAGTTTTCGCACCCCGAGGCACAAAGTGCGCTCATGGCGAATGGCGATGAAGAGGCTGGGCCGCAACTACCCGAAGCGGGTGGGGCCGAGCCCTATCGGCGGGATCATCCCAAGGTTGGCCGTAACGATCCCTGCTGGTGCGGCTCGGGCAAGAAATTCAAACATTGTCACGGCCAGCTGAACTAA
- the argJ gene encoding bifunctional glutamate N-acetyltransferase/amino-acid acetyltransferase ArgJ produces MAVGLQMPGPLLPIKGIQLGVAAAGIRYRGRNDLLVIAADVGTQGAAVFTRNAFCAAPVQLARDHLAEMAPRFLLVNAGNANAGTGEPGLAAAHETCRLLAERGGCEVEAVLPFSTGVIGEPLPVARFPAGIASALQGLHEDGWLEAAQTIMTTDTLPKGASRQFVIDGRTVTLTGIVKGSGMIHPDMATLLVFIGTDASVPGPVLRQALNAAMAGSFNSITVDGDTSTNDACTLLATGASGVEIDDAAMPAYRRFADALADLCRELAQAVIRDGEGATKFVTIEVSGAYSVEEARQVAFTVANSPLVKTALFASDPNWGRILAAVGRSGIRDLDTHHVDLDINGVRIVTGGGRDPAYTEAQGQAALAQEALLIRIALSRGEASTQIWTTDLSYDYVRINADYRS; encoded by the coding sequence ATGGCGGTCGGTTTGCAGATGCCTGGGCCATTACTGCCCATCAAAGGGATACAATTGGGCGTAGCCGCCGCAGGCATTCGTTACCGTGGACGTAACGACCTACTGGTGATTGCGGCAGATGTGGGTACGCAGGGTGCCGCGGTCTTTACGCGCAACGCCTTTTGCGCCGCTCCGGTGCAGTTGGCGCGTGACCACCTCGCAGAAATGGCACCACGCTTCCTGCTGGTCAATGCGGGTAATGCCAACGCAGGTACCGGTGAGCCCGGACTTGCCGCAGCACATGAAACTTGCCGGTTGCTCGCTGAACGAGGCGGGTGTGAGGTCGAGGCTGTGCTGCCGTTCTCGACCGGGGTGATCGGTGAGCCTTTGCCGGTAGCGCGCTTTCCTGCGGGTATCGCATCTGCCCTGCAAGGTCTTCATGAGGATGGTTGGCTAGAGGCAGCGCAGACCATCATGACCACGGATACCCTGCCCAAAGGGGCATCCAGGCAATTCGTGATCGATGGTCGTACGGTCACCTTGACCGGGATCGTCAAGGGCTCCGGCATGATCCACCCGGACATGGCGACCTTGCTGGTATTTATCGGCACGGATGCCAGTGTGCCGGGACCCGTGTTGAGACAGGCGCTGAACGCTGCCATGGCCGGTTCTTTCAATAGCATCACCGTCGATGGCGACACCTCCACCAACGACGCCTGTACGCTGTTGGCGACAGGGGCATCCGGTGTCGAGATCGACGATGCGGCCATGCCGGCTTATCGCCGATTTGCCGATGCACTGGCCGATCTGTGTCGTGAGCTGGCGCAGGCAGTGATTCGCGATGGGGAGGGCGCGACCAAGTTCGTTACCATCGAAGTTAGTGGCGCATACAGCGTTGAGGAGGCTCGACAGGTCGCGTTCACGGTGGCGAATTCGCCACTGGTCAAGACCGCTCTGTTCGCAAGTGACCCCAACTGGGGGCGCATCCTTGCAGCGGTCGGACGCTCGGGTATCCGTGATCTGGATACGCACCATGTCGATCTCGATATCAATGGTGTGCGCATCGTGACCGGAGGTGGTCGGGACCCGGCATACACTGAAGCACAGGGGCAGGCGGCACTGGCACAGGAGGCACTCCTGATTCGTATTGCGCTGTCGCGTGGTGAGGCTTCCACTCAGATCTGGACGACCGACCTGAGTTATGACTATGTGCGCATCAACGCCGATTACCGCAGTTGA